A stretch of DNA from Choloepus didactylus isolate mChoDid1 chromosome 25 unlocalized genomic scaffold, mChoDid1.pri SUPER_25_unloc2, whole genome shotgun sequence:
TCTGTAATTCCACTAATTCTCTAAATATTTACTCCATACATGTCCATGTCTCTGTGAGGAAGGCATTTTTGGGGTGGGCAGTGGATAATGGAAGTCTCTGACCCCCCGGCGCTTTGGTGGCAGCAGAGACTATGCTGGAGTGTCTGTCTCAGCACACATGTGGTGCACAGGTACAGAAAGGTAAGGGTCACCAGCCCAGTTCTTGTAGAAGACCCAGACCTGGGCTCCTCTGCTCTAGGGTCTCCAGGTCCAGGAaacttcaggacttcatttctttgtaGAATAGCTGACCTGAAAGTTTAGGGATTTCTCTGgacaagataaaataaatttttatttgtacatGAAGACATCAAGTTCTGATAATTTGtatatatctgtatatgtatatatgcatgcagACCTTATATTTTCAGTCATGCTGCTATATACTATTCTATACACTGTTTTATTTCCTAATAGCCTGCCATGAATACATTTTATATCAAGAATGTAgttttatataaacaaatatcAGTTTAATACTGCCGtttggtgtatatatataaacagataTATAAATGCATAACATTGAACGAATACCCTATTTCTTGATATAAAAATGGCTCTAATTTTTGATACTTCAAAGATGACAACTGTTAGCCTCCAtatgcatcatttttttttaattttcaaaacagataTTCAGTACCTTTATTTTAGAGGAGAACTTTGACTTTGAAAACACTCAGTTTTTCCCACTGAAGGGTTGCACCATTCCTGGGAGTACTGCAATACCAGGCTGATCAGTGGAGAGCATGGAGCAAGCTCTTATTCCACTTATGCACCATTTTTGCACATATTAAAGCTTGAGGCAAACAAGTTGAGTAAAATATTGCCCCAATACCTCCAAGAATCATGGTACCTCCTTGAATTTCCAGTTACAGTGTGTGAAATGGTACAATTCTCATATAATTGCCAAATTTGTTTCCTGTGAATTTTCacatgaaatacatgaaatgtcatttgatcatttttgttttttaaaaaatattatttgatatCTCTATTATTGTTTCCTAAAATTCTGTTTCACTGAGTTGCATATTCATCCCTTTTACTGATTATTTTTCTGCATGATGTAATACTACCTATTTACTCAAAAGTGTTCTCTAAATAATGTGAAtcttaaatacatataaaataatacagagatatTTTATTCTCCAATGTGGCCAAAttacactttatttttatatatgacataaaaacaATTTAACATGTTTTAATTGAAACAACCTATTTCAGTTTTGGTGTAATTCTTTATCTACCCTAAGAATACCTGCACACCAATATTAATATCtgatattttattgtttcatgATTAGCTATGTTTGCTAATGTtgtcattatacaaaataccagaaatagactcagttttataaaggggacttgtgaggttacaaatttatagttttaaggtCCTAATTGTCCAAACAAAGGCTACAaaacaaggataccttcactgaggaaaggatgatggtatctggaacacctctgtcagctgggaaggcacatggctggcatctgctggttcttttctccaaggttctggtttcaaaattgctttctccaaaatgtctctggccttctgtctctcttaacttctctttctcagctcctgtacttctttgcttgttctcccatggcatttctctctcagtattttggggtcctctcttggcttcttccaggcaaactctgggcttcatctcttagcttagcatctccaaaaacCCTACTGtttgcaactccaagcatctctaaataTGAACAAGTATCTGttgttggctcttgagttctcataagtaatccagtgaaccaaagACCCACACTAAGTGGGCAGAGCCCAGACCTcgatggaaataatttaatcagaggttccaccctaatcaacagactaagtctgcccccataagattgtaTTAAAGTATATGACTTTTCTTTGGGACATAATATACTCAAACACACATTCaaacccctggaccccagaaaaacatgttctttccaaatgcaaaaatacattcattccatcaaaatatagctaagtacaaagtcctaaCTTTCTCCTTTGGGTGTGGACCTGTGAAATACAGAAGTTATCTGCTGTCAATATGCAAAGGAAGGATAGTAATCAAATgagcattcccattgccataggaagaaattgaaaaaatatatatttgtcttgggactcgggcaagatggtggcatagagaggagtggaagctaagtagtccccctggaacaactacaaaaaaacagaaacaactagtaaataatccagaataactgcggggggacaaacgaggccatccactcatcatacaccaacctgaattgggaggaatgcccgagaacacagcataaaatctgtaagtaaaacctgcggaaccaagtcatgaaatcccctcccccatagcccgagctgcaaagcctcgtggtgccagagagaagctctctcccagcaagcgaatatagctcagctgagctccaactggggttttaagtagcgagtgtgaactgctcactacagacataaaattacagatccaagaagcgcagcgtactccaaacagaagagatatgaataggcctacgccaagacacttaataatcagattatcgagACCCGCGTGTGGCGCAGGCAAGGACCATGAAAATAAACAGCCGCTCTCTTGCGAGCCTTCTTCCTTGGGTCTCCGTCTGAGTTTCCGCCACTGCGGGTCCGCTCAGACGCCGAAGAAGATCTAACTGCAGCCATGAGCAGCAATGAGTGCTTCAAGTGTGAACGATCTGGCCACTGGGCCTGGGAATGCCCTACTGGAGGAAGCCATGGTCGTGGAATGAGAAGCCGTGGCAGAGGTGGTTTTACCTTGGATAGAGGTTTCCagtttgtttcctcatctcttcCAGACATATGTTATCGCTGTGGTGAGTCTGGTCATCTTGCCAAGGATTGTGATCTTCAAGAGGATGCCTGCTATAACTGCAGTAGAGGTGGCCACATTGCCAAGGACTGCAAGGAGCCCAAGAGAGAGCGAGAGCAGTGCTGCTACAACTGTGGCAAACCAGGCCATCTGGCTCGTGACTGCGACCATGCGGACGAGCAAAAGTGCTATTCTTGTGGAGAATTTGGACACATTCAAAAAGACTGCACCAAAGTGAAGTGCTATAGGTGTGGTGAAACTGGTCATGTAGCCATCAACTGCAGCAAGACAAGTGAAGTCAACTGTTACCGTTGTGGCGAGTCAGGGCACCTTGCACGGGAATGCACAATTGAGGCTACGgcttaattattttcctttgtctcccctCCTTTTTCTGATTGATGGTTGTATTATTTTCTCTGAATCCTCTTCGCTGGCCAAAGGTTGGCAGATAGAGGCTACTCCCAGGCCAGTGAGCTTTACTTGCCGTGTAAAAGGAGGGAAGGGGTGGAAAAAATTGACTTTCTGCATTTAACTACAAAAAAAGTTTATGTTTAGTTTGGTAGAGGTGTTATGTATAATGCTTTGTTAAAGAACCCCCTTTCTGTGCCACTGGTGATTAGGGATTAATGAATGGGAAGAGTTGAGTCAGACCAGTAACCCCGTTTTGGGTTTCTTGAATATGTTCCCATGTAGGAGGTAAAAACAATTCTGGAAGTGTCTATGAACTTCCATAAGTAACTTTAATTTTAGCATAATGATGGCCTTGGATTGTCTGACCTCAGTAGCTGTTAAATAACATCAAGTAACATCTGTATCAGGCCCTCCATAGAGCATACAGTTGAGTGggagtaaacaaaataaaaagagaaacatgcaTGTTAATGGCTGTGCAAGAGAGAAATCGAGATAAAAGCCTAAACAGGAAAAACTTCATCACAGCATTGATGCTGGATATACAGACGGTGATGACAAAGGTTTAGAACACATTTTTTCAAAGACTAAATCTAAAACCTAGAGTAAACATCGATACTCAGAGTTAGCATAATTTGGAGCTATTCAGGAATTGCAGAGAAATGCATTTTCACAGAAATCAAGATGTTATTTTTGTATACTATATCACATAGACAACTGTGTTTCATTTGCTgtaatcagtttttaaaagtcaGATGGAAAAAGCAACTGAAGTCCTAGaatatagaaatgtaattttaaactaTCCAATAAagctggaggaggaaggggaaaaaaaataatcagattatcaaatgtcaaagacaaagagaaaatcttgaaagcagcaagagaaaagcgatccattacatacaaaggaagcttcataagactatgtgcggatctctcagcagaaaccatggaggcaagaaggaagtggtgtgatatatttaagatactgaaagagaaaaaccgccaaccaagaatcctgtatccagcaaagctgtccttcaaatatgagggagagctcaaaatattttctgacaaacagacaatgagagactttgtgaacaagacacctgccctacaggaaatactaaagggagcactacagggtgatagaagacaggagtgcatggtttggaacacaattttgggagatggtagcacaacaatgtaagtacactgaacaaaggtaactatgaatacggttgagagaggaaggtggggagcatgtgagacaccacaagaaaggaggaaagataaagactgggactgtgtaacttggtgaaatctagagtattcaacaattgtgataaaatgtacaaatatgttcttttacgagggagaacaagcaaatgtcaaccttgcaaggtgttaaaaatggggaggcattgggggagggatgcaatcagcataaactagagactgtaactaatagaatcattgtattatgcttcctttaatgtaacaaaggtgatataccaaggtaaatgcagataagagggggggataggggaggcatgttagacacttgacattggtggtattgtctgattctttattctactttgatttaaggttatttttccttttgctgcttcctagctgtcatttttttttcctctttcttttgcctctctaccttctttgactctccctcctgccttgtggaagaaatgtgaatgctcttatatagatagtggtgaaggtggtgaacacataaatgtatgaccatgtagaaaaccatcgattatttacttgggatggaatgtatggagagtgaacaaaaccatattaaaaaaaaaatgggttgatgacaaaacctcgagggcaatatactgagtgaaataagccagacatattaggacaattatggcagggtctcactgacaggaactaattataatatgtaaactcatagacatgaaatataaggtaccaagatacagcacgaggcttaagaatggggagtggttgcttaatatgaggagaatgttgaattaggatgaactcaaatgtttggaaatgaacaggggtgttggtagcaagatatgagaataactaacagtgccgaatggtgtgtgaatgaggtggaaaggggaagctcagagtcatatatgtcaccagaaggaaagttggaggtcaaaagatgggaatgtataaaactgaatcctgtgctgggcaatgtccatgatcaactgtacaaatactagaaatcacttccatgaaccagaacaaatgtatgacaatacaattagaagttagtaatagaggggcatatagggaagaactatatacctattacaaactatatactacagttagtagtatttcaacattttttcataaacagtaacaaatgtactatatcaatactacgagtcaacaattgaggggggttggttagggatagtggaggattaaagtttccttttctttttttcttttttcatctttcactttatttcttgtctggagtaatgaaaagtttctaaaaattgaacaaaaattaagtgtgatggatgcacagctgtatgagggtacccaggggcaagtgattgtacactttggatctttggataattgtatggtatctgaacaatctcaataaaaatgaaaatttatatatatatatttgtcacaggaaaaaaaattctcaaaacctACAGTGtgtacttcattagatttcaaagtcttagaatcatttatagaatgatgtttagccttggggcttgagaaaacAGGATTCTAACCCattccaagggccttcatggcaACCCTTTTTCTCCAACTGCTGGAGTGAGTGCTTTAGCATATCATGCactggggagaccatcttcttctcagcctcaccctcctcaagTATCCAGTTGCCACCAGACTTTGCATCTCAGGGGAAAAGCCTCCCTCTCCAAATactgggatggtggccaggctctctccaatctCCAGGGGATGTGCTCCACTCCCTCTGAGGTCTGGGGTGGCAGAACAGTTCCTGAGAATCTAGGTGGAAACCCCccactctgcctctggggcaaactcaccctttccatatgcATGGGCTGTTCTGCTCTGCTTGCCCAAggtttcttggcttcagaccttggctttCAGTGTCCTGCCTTTCAAGTCATCATTCTCTCAGTTTGTCCCTTTTCTATCCTGTCCAGTCCAGACTGTCAGTGGTTCTGTTTacaagatctcacaaaaaaatctGTTCATTTGGCATGAatcatacaggggtcaaaaccatcataaaataggacttttcacaaatcctttctggataactctatcCCCAGTCCTGGCTTGTATGAGATGATTATCTCGTTCCAGTTTCCATTatatcctcacatggggcactatcctctggggtttcaccttctggaagcccagaatcttcctgATGATCAGTGTCTTTtcacccaagagttcagttctcagcttatctctttcctgtcCCATTTTACTgtgagctgcaaggagaagccaggctgcattttccatatctagtttaaaaatctcttcagctaagtatcccaggtgGTTGCTTTCACATTTTGCCTTCCTTCTAATACCAGGAATCAATCTTGCCCAATTCTCTGccagtttaaaacaaggatcacctttcttccagtttacaatgacacattcaacatttctgtttcatgcctcctcagaagtatctttagagtccatatttctaacaacagtctcttcaaagcaatctaggccttttttatcaagctcctcattcttccagaatctttcccttatacatttaaaaattggttccaacatgtttggtatttgcaaactcaggagCACCTCAATTCTCTGatatcaaaatctgttccagtttgctaatgctgctgtcatgcaaaataccagaagtggattggctttttttttttaattcagttttattgaaatacattcacacaccatacagtcatccatgatatacaatccactgtgcacagtatgataacatagttatgcgttcatcaccacaatctatctctgaacattttccttacatcagaaagaaccagaacaagaataaaaaataaaagtgaaaaaagaacaccaaaatcatccccccatcccaccccatttgtcctttagtttttatccccattcctccactcatccatacactagataaagggggtgtgatccacaaggtcttcacaatcacactgtcaccccttgtaatctatattattatataattgtcttcaggagtccagactgctgggttggagtttggtagtttcaggtatttacttctagctattccaatacattaaagcctaagaggtgttatctatatagtgcataagaatgtccaccagagtgacctctcgactccatttggaatctctcagcggctgaaactatttcgtctcattttgcatcccccttttggtcaagaagatactctcagtcccatgatgccgggtccacattcatccctgggagtcatactctgcgttgccagggagatttacacccctgggagttgggtcccacgtaggggggagggcagcgagttcacctgtcgagatggctgttagagagagagagggccacatctgagcaacaaagaggtactcagggggagactcttaggcaccattacatacaatttagactctcctttgtggtaatgagcttcataagggcaagtcccatgctcaagggctcagcacatcaaaccgccagtcccaatgtttgtgacaacatcaacaccagtccaggtgaggatgtccaacacaagtggattggcttttatgaaggggatttattaggttacaaatttacagttctaaggccataagtgtccaatgtaaggcatcaactcaaagataccttcactgaggaaaggtcaatggtgtctggaacacacCTGTTAACTGGGTAGGTCCAGCCCATGGTtagtgtctgctgttccttttctcccaggtttcaaaatggctttctccaaaatgtctctggccttctgtctatcttagcttctctgtctcagctactgtgcatctttgcttgttctcccagtgtgtttctctctaagcatctctgcgtcctctcttagcttctctggggcagactctgggcttcatctcttaacttccgtctccaaatgcccttTGGTCCACAACCACAAACATCTCTAAATGTCAGCAATTTTATGTGTTGGCTCTctagttctcttaagtaatccagtgaaccaatcaagaccaaCTATGAGTAGGCAgggtccatgcctccatggaaataatttaatcagagtttaccccctaatcaacagactaattagTCTGCCCactcaagattgcattaaagaatatggcttttctggggcacataatatatacaacctGGCACACTTATATGTTATTTAAACATCTGGAGTTAATATTGGCATAATTGTGACAtaaaattcatttgattttttacaTCTCCTACCAATTAACAATATATATTGATAATGCATATTTTCCTGACCCTCCCCACCCACTCATGTCAGAGGATTTTATCAGTTCAGGGTCCATTGATAGGTCATAAGTCATTGCTGGAAGAAGTAGAGCTGTATATAGAAATACGGTCAGAGTGGCCTTTAATGAACAGAATTGCTTCTATTCTCTCCTTTCCATCCCTTCCTTCATTCTAGCCTCAGTGGACTTTCTCAACAATGAGCAGTACAATAACAGCAGTGAGGATAAAGGGCAGCTTATCAGAATTCaaaagaaattattcaaatattttcctgatgttttttgtttttgtttttgtttgtagtTACTCTTTATCTGAAAGAAATTATTGTCTATTCACTGTTTGCTAAAGGTTACAAAATGAATGGCTacatcatgaaatatttttgataTCTTTTGGGATGATCATACAATTTTCCTCACTATTCCATTAACACAGTAagtaatattgttttatttctaaatatacaTTGATATTCCATTCCTTCATTCCTGGTCAAAATCCAACTTGGCCACAATTATTAGTTTTCATGAATATTATCTCTCATTCACCATGAAAATACAGTGTGGTGTTTGCATCTATGATCATGAATCTTCCTGTACTGTCatcttttcctgtatttttgtgtaggatttcagtgtCAAGAACTGGCCTCATTATGTGAATGgagaaacttttttaaaaaaattgtggaattagctgttattttttctaaaatatttggtATAATTTTTCAGTGGATCTATTTCTTtgtgaataatttaaaattataaattaaatccCTTTATTAAATGGAGTGCTACCTacatttcatattaaaatataaattatatcagATTGGTTAGAAGGCATTTTATAGGAATTTGGTAATTTCAtctatattttccagtttttgcaTACATTTTTCATAACATCAACTTATTATATTTTAGTATTGGAAGGTtctgatatttattatttgaaCTTGTTCTACCTTAAATTTTTTCCATCAGTCTATTTTTGGCTGTTTTTGAAATCTTTTCATCACaggcttgtttttttatttaatttgtattatttatataaaatatattctaatacAATTGGATGCATTCTTTGCCATATGGATTTGCCTCTTATTTTGTGTATGTAAGGGTCTTTTCTAGGCATctatgctagtttggatgtattacgtcccccaaaatgccatgttctttaatgcaatcttgtgggggcaggcatattagtgttgattaggttggaatcctttgattgagtgtttccatagagacatgactcaatgaactgtgagcaagacctttgattggctaattaccatggaggtgttaccccacccattcagggagggtcttaattaagtcactgaggccatataaaagagctgacaaacagaaggaacttagtgagctgcagctgagaggcacaatttgaagacagccattgaaagctgacactgtcATTTTACAGAATGCtaatttgaaacacaacctgggagcaagctcATGCCAGctatgagccttcccagctaacagaggtgttctggataccaatggcctttctccagtgaagttacctattgttgatgccttactttggaaaCTTCATggtcttaagattgtaactttgtaaccaaataaactctgtttataaaagccaatccatttctggtgttttgcataatggcagcattagcaaagaaGAACAgtctcttttttattaatttctactttaagatttttttttgtcagaaaCACACTGTGTATGATTTCAGTGTTCTGACACTTTTTTGGTATCCTTTTAATGGTCAGATGTGTTTACATTCATTGGGCATTCATAATGAATCAGAGTTctgttatatatgtatttattaagcTCAAATATTCCGCAACtttgcttctttcattttctcctttttgataTGACAGTTTCTGAGACAGTTATATTAAATATCCATATCTGTTTGTTAATCAGTCTATTCATGCACATCATTCTTTAAATGATTGCTTTATACACTTTAGGGTTATATAGGTTCTGCGTATAtgtgtacatacacatatatttaaatgttATTACCAGTActtcattttgtcttctttttgccATATGTGATCATCATTGGTACTTCACAATCTTTTTGCTATTATGATTTCATTGGTTATTAACATGACTACCCATGCTTTTGTTTGGTTAATATTAATatgggtgtgctagtttggattatgtccccccaaacacaatgttctttaatgcagtcttgtggaggaagatgtattactgttgattaggtgggaatcctttgattgtttccatggggatgtgattcaacctactgtgagtgaaacatttgattggattatttccaataATGTGTCCTCTTTGATCTGATAATttctcagagtggggttatattaaatctccatatgtttgtgaatccATCTATTTATTCATGTTGTTCTTTAAATGATTGCTTTATACTATTTAGGGTTATATTTGTTATACTGGACCCTGTCcattgatttaatcactggagtcctataaaggagctcacaaagGGACagatctcagagcagctgcagccaagagagatattttgaagatggccattgaaagtagacttttgctacttcagagtttgcctgagagaaactaagagaataccaccagatgcctagaaagacatgtccttggagaaagccattttgaaacacaaactgggagcaagcagatgccaggcacatgccttctgagctaagagagattttctgggtgccattggccttcctctgGCTTTTCCTTCTGTTGATACCAttgtttggacactcttatggcttTAGGaaataactctgtaaccaaataaatcccctttataaaaccaatccatttcttatattttgtataatggcagcattaacaaacaaTGGCATATAATCTCTATTCCTTTATTTTGATcccttctgtgttttcatttcaagcactgtgtattagggttctctagggaaagagaaacaagaagagatatctgtaaatataagattttataaaaagtgtgtaatgcaactatggggatgcatgattccatgagtccaaattccataaggcaggatgatgattccaaattccatagggcaggcagtgaactggcaactcccatgaaggtgtttgatgaactacTAAGGAATTGCATTGCTAggtagccaaagaagaagtgaaagtgcACTCTTtattccttaaaagtcttcaactgattggattgaatccagctgatttaattctctcattgtggaagacacaacctttgttgatgtaat
This window harbors:
- the LOC119525645 gene encoding cellular nucleic acid-binding protein-like, which translates into the protein MSSNECFKCERSGHWAWECPTGGSHGRGMRSRGRGGFTLDRGFQFVSSSLPDICYRCGESGHLAKDCDLQEDACYNCSRGGHIAKDCKEPKREREQCCYNCGKPGHLARDCDHADEQKCYSCGEFGHIQKDCTKVKCYRCGETGHVAINCSKTSEVNCYRCGESGHLARECTIEATA